One window of Microtus pennsylvanicus isolate mMicPen1 chromosome X, mMicPen1.hap1, whole genome shotgun sequence genomic DNA carries:
- the Nbdy gene encoding negative regulator of P-body association, whose protein sequence is MGDQPCASGGSTLPPGETREPKPPRKRCLLAPRWDYPEGTPSGGSTTLPSAPPPASDGLKSHPPPPEK, encoded by the coding sequence ATGGGGGACCAACCTTGTGCCTCCGGGGGATCCACGCTCCCACCAGGAGAAACGCGGGAACCCAAGCCTCCAAGAAAGCGCTGTCTCCTGGCTCCGCGGTGGGATTATCCCGAAGGGACTCCCAGTGGAGGTAGTACCACTCTCCCCTCGGCGCCTCCTCCTGCATCTGATGGACTGAAGTCGCACCCTCCTCCTCCGGAGAAGTAG